The Kordia sp. SMS9 DNA window GTTTTGATGATGTTGATAATAAAGATTTAGAAATTTTAAGTCCATATCCTATGTTTGAAAACTTTCCTTTCGATCTCGCTGGAAACTACAGTTATTTAAAATAAAAGTATATTGTTATGAATGTTAATAAAGTAGAAATTGTAATTGATTTCTACTTTATTTTTTAATTTTTCACCCCAACCAACCTTCTCGATCTAAACTTCGATATTGAATAGCTTCCGCAATATGATTTGGTAAAATATTTGGTTCTTGCCCTAAATCAGCAATGGTTCTCGCTACTTTGAGAATACGATCGTATGCGCGTGCAGATAAGTTTAAACGTTCCATAGCATTTTTGAGAAGGCTCAAAGCTTCTGCATCTAGTTTACAATAGTTGCGGATTTGCTTGGTGTTCATTTGTGCATTGTAATGTAGCATTTCCGAGTGTTTGAAGCGCTGTGTTTGCAGTTCTCTTGCTTTGATGACACGTTCGCGGATTTCTCCACTGCTTTCACCTTTCCGTTCTTCCGAGAGCTTTTCAAACGGAACAGGCGTGACCTCAATATGAATGTCAATTCGATCCAATAATGGTCCCGAAATTTTTCCCATGTAGCGTTGCATTTCTATGGGAGAAGCAGACATGGGCGAATTGGGATCGTTGAAAAATCCGCTTGGACTCGGGTTCATACTTGCCACCAACATGAAACTGCTTGGATAGGTTATGGTAAATCGCGCTCTGGAAATGGTGACCTCTCGGTCTTCCAACGGTTGTCGCATGACTTCCAACACACTCCTTTTAAATTCGGGCAATTCATCTAAAAACAATACGCCATTATGTGCCAACGAGATTTCTCCAGGTTGCGGATAGCTTCCGCCGCCGACTAAAGCGACGTCTGAAATTGTGTGATGTGGATTCCGAAACGGTCGCTCCGAAATCAAGCCACTTTTGTCTTTAATGTTTCCTACCACAGAATGAATTTTTGTAGTTTCCAAGGCTTCATGCATCGTTAGTGGCGGTAGTATCGTGGGAAGTCGCTTGGCAAGCATGGTTTTTCCTGAACCTGGTGGTCCAATGAGAATAATATTATGTCCGCCCGCAGCCGCAATTTCCATACATCGCTTGATGCTTTCCTGCCCTTTGACATCCGAGAAATCAAATTCGGGAAAGTTCAGATTTTTCAAGAATTCCGCACGCGTATCAATGATGGTTTTCTCTAAAGGTTCACCTGCATCAAAGAAATTGATGACTTGCCGAATGTTTTGTACACCATACACTTCTAAGTTATTCACAACGGCGGCTTCTTTGGCATTTTGTTCTGGCAGAATAAAACCTTTAAAACCTTCTTCCCGTGCTTTGATGGCAATGGGCAATACGCCATTGATGGGTTGTAGACTTCCATCCAACGACAATTCACCCATAATGAGATAGTTGTCTAAGTTTTCAGATTGAATTTGATTAGAAGCTGCCAAAATTCCTAATGCTAAGGTTAAATCGTAAGCGCTTCCTTCTTTGCGCAAATCGGCAGGTGCCATATTGATGGTAATTTTTTTCCCAGGAATTTTATACCCGTTATTTTGCAAGGCTGAAGCAATGCGGTAATTGCTTTCGCGAATAGCATTATCGGGCAAACCCACTAAATGATAGCCAATTCCTTTTGCGATATTTACTTCTACTGTAATCGTAGTAGCTTCAATACCAAATACGGCACTTCCATAAACTTTTTTGAGCATTTTGTAATCCAGTTTTTATGAAATTATGTATTTATCTCGTAAAAACCATAGGTTAGTTTGTAAGCGTTGATTTTTTTATATAAGCGTATTTTTTGAAGTTAAAAATGGCAACTTTCGTTAAAGTTTCTCTATCATTTTTGTAAATATACCCAACCTTGATATTCTTGTGCGATGGTTTCTGGCAACTCTGTTTCGTTAAGATTAATCACATAAAAATAAGTTCCTGTAGGCAATTGTTCGCCTTTGTAGGTTCCATCCCATTTTGAAGTAAGCGTATTTCCTTCGTAGATTTTACTTCCGTATCTGTTAAATATCTGAATGACATGATTTGGATAGTTTTCAATATTTAAAATGTTGAAAA harbors:
- a CDS encoding YifB family Mg chelatase-like AAA ATPase encodes the protein MLKKVYGSAVFGIEATTITVEVNIAKGIGYHLVGLPDNAIRESNYRIASALQNNGYKIPGKKITINMAPADLRKEGSAYDLTLALGILAASNQIQSENLDNYLIMGELSLDGSLQPINGVLPIAIKAREEGFKGFILPEQNAKEAAVVNNLEVYGVQNIRQVINFFDAGEPLEKTIIDTRAEFLKNLNFPEFDFSDVKGQESIKRCMEIAAAGGHNIILIGPPGSGKTMLAKRLPTILPPLTMHEALETTKIHSVVGNIKDKSGLISERPFRNPHHTISDVALVGGGSYPQPGEISLAHNGVLFLDELPEFKRSVLEVMRQPLEDREVTISRARFTITYPSSFMLVASMNPSPSGFFNDPNSPMSASPIEMQRYMGKISGPLLDRIDIHIEVTPVPFEKLSEERKGESSGEIRERVIKARELQTQRFKHSEMLHYNAQMNTKQIRNYCKLDAEALSLLKNAMERLNLSARAYDRILKVARTIADLGQEPNILPNHIAEAIQYRSLDREGWLG